The Miscanthus floridulus cultivar M001 chromosome 7, ASM1932011v1, whole genome shotgun sequence genome includes a region encoding these proteins:
- the LOC136463362 gene encoding large ribosomal subunit protein uL29w-like — translation MARIKVHELRGKSKTDLQAQLKELKSELSLLRVAKVTGGAPNKLSKIKVVRTSIARVLTVISQKQKSALREAYKKKLLPLDLRPKKTRAIRRRLTKHQLSLKTEREKKREKYFPMRKYAIKA, via the exons ATGG CCCGTATCAAGGTGCACGAGCTCCGGGGGAAGAGCAAGACGGACCTGCAGGCGCAGCTCAAGGAGCTCAAGTCTGAGCTCTCCCTCCTCCGCGTAGCCAAGGTTACCGGCGGCGCACCCAACAAGCTCTCCAAGAT CAAGGTGGTGCGCACCTCGATCGCGCGCGTGCTCACGGTGATCTCGCAGAAGCAGAAGTCGGCGCTGCGGGAGGCGTACAAGAAGAAGCTGCTCCCCCTCGACCTCCGCCCCAAGAAGACCCGTGCCATCCGCCGCCGCCTGACCAAGCACCAG CTTTCTCTGAAGACAGAGAGGGAAAAGAAGCGTGAGAAGTACTTCCCCATGAGGAAGTATGCTATCAAGGCCTAG
- the LOC136467057 gene encoding 3-oxoacyl-[acyl-carrier-protein] reductase 4-like, translating into MAAATAAAALAYPAAIRASPVRRGLVSFAPALRSGPDRSSRAVALPGVRTHVAGVDEAIVQGETKLEGPVVVVTGASRGIGKATALALGKAGCKVLVNYARSSKEAEEVSEEIEASGGQAITFGGDVSKEADVESMIKTAVDTWGTIDVLVNNAGITRDTLLMRMKKSQWQDVIDLNLTGVFLCTQAATKVMMKKKKGRIINIASVVGLTGNAGQANYAAAKAGVIGFTKTVAREYASRNINANVIAPGFIASDMTAELGEELEKKILSAIPLGRYGRPEDVAGLVEFLALSPAASYITGQVLTIDGGMVM; encoded by the exons ATggccgctgccaccgccgccgccgcgctcgcctACCCGGCGGCCATCCGCGCATCGCCGGTGCGCCGCGGCCTCGTCAGCTTCGCCCCTGCGCTCCGCTCCGGCCCCGACCGCAGCTCCCGCGCCGTCGCCCTCCCCG GTGTAAGAACTCATGTTGCGGGTGTTGATGAAGCCATTGTACAAGGTGAGACAAAGTTGGAAGGTCCTGTGGTTGTTGTTACTGGTGCTTCTAGGGGTATTGGGAAAGCCACTGCATTGGCTCTTGGGAAAGCAGGCTGCAAG GTCTTGGTGAATTATGCCCGATCTTCAAAGGAGGCTGAAGAAGTCTCAGAGGAG ATTGAAGCATCCGGAGGCCAGGCTATCACCTTTGGAGGAGATGTTTCCAAAGAGGctgatgttgaatctatgataaAAACG GCTGTTGATACATGGGGAACGATTGATGTACTAGTAAATAATGCAG GAATCACACGGGACACACTGTTGATGAGAATGAAGAAATCGCAGTGGCAAGATGTGATTGATTTGAATCTTACAGGCGTTTTCCTTTGCACGCAG gctgcaacaaaagtaatgatgaagaagaaaaag GGAAGAATTATCAACATAGCATCGGTTGTTGGTCTAACTGGTAATGCTGGACAAGCTAATTACGCTGCTGCCAAGGCTGGGGTTATTGGGTTCACAAAAACAGTTGCTAGGGAGTATGCCAGCAGAAATATTAAT GCAAACGTGATTGCTCCTGGCTTTATTGCATCAGATATGACTGCTGAACTTGGTGAAGAGCTAGAGAAGAAAATTCTGTCAGCTATTCCCTTAG GGCGATATGGTCGGCCAGAAGATGTAGCAGGTCTGGTGGAATTCCTAGCCCTCAGCCCTGCTGCAAGCTACATCACAGGACAG GTCCTCACCATCGATGGAGGAATGGTAATGTAA